TGCTTTTGTAtgtcattcttcttcttctctctctattATATGATTCCCTTTGTTTATGTGTGAATGACAAATGCACGTATTGGTTCCACTCACAGGCCCCCAAGCCATCTTCTGGACCACACAAGTCTAGAGAGTGCCTTCCCCTCGTTCTTATCATCAGGAACAGGTTGAAGTATGCTCTTACCTACCGTGAAGTCATCTCCATCTTGATGCAGAGGCATATCCAGGTTGACGGCAAAGTCAGGACCGACAAGACCTACCCTGCTGGTTTCATGGATGTTGTCTCTATCCCCAAGACTAACGAGAACTTCCGTCTTCTCTATGACACCAAGGGTCGTTTCCGTCTCCACTCCATCAGGGATGAGGAAGCTAAGGTTTACATCTCTccctcctcttctctctcttgttATCATCATTTAGAGTAGTAATGgttgatttgtttttatatctGTACAGTTTAAGCTTTGCAAGGTCCGAACTATCCAGTTGGGACGAAAGGGCATTCCTTACCTCAACACCTACGACGGTCGCACCATCCGTTACCCTGACCCGCTCATCAAGCCCAACGACACCATCAAGCTCGATCTTGAGGAGAACAAGATTGTTGAGTTCATCAAGTTTGATGTCGGCAACGTTGTGATGGTTACCGGAGGGAGAAACAGAGGGCGTGTTGGTGTGATTAAGAACCGTGAGAAGCATAAGGGAAGCTTCGAGACGATCCACATCCAGGACTCGACGGGACATGAGTTTGCGACGAGGTTGGGTAATGTGTTCACCCTTGGCAAAGGGACAAAGCCGTGGGTGTCTCTTCCCAAGGGTAAAGGTATTAAGCTTACCATCATTGAGGAAGCCAAGAAGAGGCTTGCTGGTCAACAGGCTGCTtgatttttgtcattttttccAGCTCTTTTATTATGTCCTTTTAGACGTTTTACGTTTTCGTAGACTTCGCTTtggttattttttgttttggaactcgtgttattttctctgtttcaaGAATTCaacaaaaacttcaaatatCACATGTTCTTTAGTTTTGTTCTGTTTTCATCGAAGTTTTTAGTTTCTTGTCGAATAATCATGCGTGAATTCGATTGTCCTATAGGGAATTAACGTCTGTTTCATAACCGACATTACTCCTGCAAATGAAGCAGTTACAACGATGATGATAGAATCACGTACATTGAACATGACTAGAACGTGACTGGCACTTGAGCTGAGACGAGAAGAAGCTTAAGAGAAGATAGAGAAGGATCAAAGTGATGGTCGCATAGTATCACATGATCATGGAATATGCATCACATGGTTATGCCGGTAGGTAGAACAACGAGAATGAGATGTTGCTACCTTGAACAGAAGCAGAGAGGATATCTTCTATTTAGCCTGTAGAGCTAGCTTGAGGCACACTAGCAACTCGTTATAGACTCCCTGCTCTACAGTTGGTGTGGTATGACTAAAGCTTATTAGTTTGGAATTTATTTAATTCTTAGGTGGAATCAACTCGTCCAAAAGCCATGTGAGAGGCTAAAGCTagagaaatcttttttttttgggttccaCTGTAGAGTGGAAACCCTCCAAAAATAGGCGTATGCCACTTAAGAGTGGAGAGCACACGGTATTCTTTAGTAAAAGGCGAAAGAATAGTTCGCTTTGTGCTCACCACATGGCTGCGTGAGAAATCTTATCTTAAAACCTATTATATGCTTAGGAGAACCAAATCTAGCAAATATTGAATGAATGAAGGTAGGCACAAACATATAAAATCAGCCATCCGCATAACTTCGTGATGgctattattaattatttaataattcctattattattatttatttaatgagTTAATTCCTTATAGGAAAATTAAAGgtaacataattattatttatttaatgagTTAATTCCTTTTAGGAAATGTATATTTAACATATCATAGATTTAACATATCgtagatttttaattttctttatataaatttagttgaaattactaatttattataataaatcaattaattataagtaaacatcaaaaaatataatactacATATATAATAgctactaaaatattttattaaaatggaatcttatgaaaaaattaaagaatatttttaattattttctttaaaattattaaaaagtttcaTGTTTTATGATCTAGAACCAAATAACAAAATTAGCATTAATAACATACTAAcatcattttaattttcagtgTCTTTAATATCCCATGTATAACCAAGGTTAATTTCAAATGTGAATCTGTTTTTATAAGATAGATACATTGAAAGTGGAAACGTTTTTCATACAAATTGTTAATGTAGATCCAAAATCaaagataattttttctttGCTATATCTTAACTTcttacttaaaatataaaactgaaaatgtcTATTAATTACTTTAAAGAATTTTGCGTAAAACTATCAATGGATATATCTCAAATATTAAgattgatataaaataattaaacaaaaaaaattctaaaatttgttGATAGAAACAGACAGCAAAATTTAACATAGCCATCATAATCGAAATTTACTATTCTTTTGAATTAAGTTTCAGATTGATTTATATGAGattatatcaaaattaatattttatacatatcttcttttatatatgattttattcattAGTAATATTCTAAATCAAATAATTCTTATTGGTATTCTTAAACTAGTCACCATTCgaacataaaaataatcaagTTTGTACTCTTCATCGTTTTTCTAAGCATCAATGTTCTTAAATACTTCCTACGGGTGTTCTTAAACTAATCACTAATAGAACATAAAAGTAATCAAGTTTGTACTCTTCATCATTTTTATAAGCGTCACTATTGTGATCACTGTTGGAAACTAATCAAATATGTTCGACAAGCTCAACTATCAATTAAGATCTTCTcgaaaaaactataaaaacaataaaaattggAAAGATGAAAGATAATTTTCAGATTGATAAAAACTTAGTTCTAATTAATACTTTAGACCAATGTGCAATCAGCGCTTTTGTGATATcattttaaccaaaaataattgATGTCTTTGGTGCATGTATTGCGCAAACAATCTCATATAGATTTATGAcataagttaaaaatatatttgcattTATTCCCTTCTTATCAATGACGAGACCATAGTTAACAAAACTAATGATTTTGaagttgtttgtttgtttatatgatatttcCATCCAAATAATCTATTTAGATAGTTcatctaaataatatattcatgtgATCTATCATCTATCTAGATAATTCATATGGATGATGTTCTAAATTgatcatttttaattatactGGTTCATCTAGATTAATTAGAAATTGTTTGTTTGCTTTGTTAACGTCATCTACATCTTTTAGTCGTAATTTTAGAtgagtttaataaaaactaactcaaatatttttatttgatataatctTATACTTAGTcttagttttaagttttaactatatttatttctacgtaagctaaaatatattttaaatttgcattgaaatcgTTGACAAAcaaaatgcattgaaatttataaacaatCAAATTTCTAACAACAATAAAATTTCTAACAAAGCCATACATAAAGTTAACAAAATCCAAATAGTTTTAAgaacaaaaaatctaaaagttcATGCTACAATCATAAAGCCTGCACCATCTCGAGTCTTCACTATCTTGCGTCTTTAACATTGCATGTGTTGATTCATTTACATTTGCCACTGATTTCTCTTTATCTTTGTAGCTCCCGTCTATAGTGATAAATTGATGAAGAGTTTCGTCAAAAAAAAGATTGATGAAGAGTTGTAACATACTCATAACAactattaatatatacatatctgaGGCACACACTCATAATTGTGACAAGAATGAAGAGAGACACATACTATCAATGAAATGAGAACACTATAATCAGAAGCGGTCAGAAGAGATAGGAAGATAGTCTTGAAAGTTATGATAAAAAACAAAGAACTAGATGAAGAGGGACACATATAATTTTGCTTTTTATATTTTCCCTTAGATGTCAAAGCAGCATGAGAGATcccaaactaaaataattaaatgaagaGATGCAAACCTGGTTTGATCAGTTACTTGTGAGTCAGCCTATTAAAAGACTCATACTCACTCTATTCAGATGGTTCAAATTGGTTTCCGACTGGTTTTTACAACTTTACTAAGTTATGAAACTTATGTAGATGAAGATCTCAAGGAGAAACGAAGATCATTTGTTCGGTTCCAGCTGGAAATATGCCCCCCACCTCCACTCAGCAGATGTAAGAATTTAAGCTCAAAGGCCTTTATATCGCTCAACATTCACTAAAAACTATGCTCTTCGatttcaactctaaacccttatAAATGACCAAGGGAGCATCGTGATTCACGTCATACGCTTCGACCACTTCTTCTTTTTAATACAATACAACATAACACAAACACTAACATAGAGCTGTTCAAAACGATACATTTTACAAATCAACCTGCAAGACTCTCTCTACTGGCCACAAGCAATGTGGTTCGCTTACAAACATCTTACAAGTGGGAGCTCTCTGTGTCATACGTACCTTCACTTTCTTGCGGTCGTTGTCCCTTTGAACAGCTCGTTAACACGCGCCTCTATATCCTCAACACCATACTTAATGTACCTATCTGCGTTTTTCCCTATATCTCCAAGGTTCTGAAACCTTCCAATGAAGTTCCCATACGGCGGCAACAGCAGCTTAGCCAGTGAGATTCTTAGCTCCTCTCTCATCTGCTCGTCAAACACCACCCACGTCGAGTGAGCTTTACAAACCTCCTCAAACTGCGTATTAAACTCTTTCAGCTTCTCCTTCATCGCTTTCCCTAACCCGTTCATCCCCGCCGCCGCGCTGTCCACCTTCAGCAACCCAACCATTTTATTCCACGAGCTTCTCTGATAACTCACATGGTACTGTTTCACTTTAGCGTTGTGTTTCCGAATCCAATCCTCTCCTAACAGCACCCCAAGCTCACCGTCTCTCACTTTCTGCACAATGTATCTCCCATTGTTCATCAGAAACACATAGCTCAACGCCGGATCTTTATACACTTTGGACTTCACTTCCAGGTTACTCTCCAAAAGCTCCATGATCCAAGACATCTGCACAGTCAACAGAGTCGAGTCTTTCGACGGCACACCGTTGCTTTCCTCAAACACTTGCTCCAACGTCTGTCTCGACCTGCACGCCGCGCGGAGGTAGTTCATCACATACCGAGTGATCGGGTGGAGCCCACCCCCGGGAACAGCGGCTTTCGCCGGATCTCTCCTGATCAGATTCTCAAGCTCCATGAATATACCTCTAACCGCCTCCCCCAACCGTTTCCAAATCGTCACAGCCTCGTTCCTAAGCACCAAGCAGAACTGATCAGAGAACACAGACTCAAACTCCGGCATCAGATCCCTCATCGTCTCGAACACGTCGAGCACCTTAAACAGCCTCTCAGGCGAACGGCTCCCGATCGCAACGGCGTCCGCGAAGTTCAGGAGCTGGATCGTGGAGCCGCGGCAGACCTCCATGAAGGAGAGATCTGCGGCGGAGGAGAATCCGAAGAAGACGCGGTCGCAGAGACGCCGCTCGCTCGGGAAGAGGATACGTAGCGCGACGTTGGCTGCTTTGATCCAACGGTCGATCTCGTCCTCGAGCTCCTGCCACTGCATCTTGTGAACGTCCTCGATGCTGAGCTGCTTCTGAAGGCCTAGCCTCGACACGCTCTCTTCGAGAAACTCTCTCCTTGAGGCGCTGTAGACGTGCGAGCAGGCTTTCCCGAATCCAGCAGCGAGCATACGCTTGGCCATCTCGTGGAGGTCGT
This genomic stretch from Raphanus sativus cultivar WK10039 chromosome 3, ASM80110v3, whole genome shotgun sequence harbors:
- the LOC130509291 gene encoding 40S ribosomal protein S4-2-like; protein product: MARGLKKHLKRLNAPKHWMLDKLGGAFAPKPSSGPHKSRECLPLVLIIRNRLKYALTYREVISILMQRHIQVDGKVRTDKTYPAGFMDVVSIPKTNENFRLLYDTKGRFRLHSIRDEEAKFKLCKVRTIQLGRKGIPYLNTYDGRTIRYPDPLIKPNDTIKLDLEENKIVEFIKFDVGNVVMVTGGRNRGRVGVIKNREKHKGSFETIHIQDSTGHEFATRLGNVFTLGKGTKPWVSLPKGKGIKLTIIEEAKKRLAGQQAA
- the LOC108847624 gene encoding exocyst complex component EXO70B1 gives rise to the protein MAENGEEKLLAVARHIAKTLGHNESMADDILQIFSTFDGRFSREKLSEDHQPGDDGSSGVASLERALNSLDSQISRFIASDQPIWSDPADSAAFLDSIDELVNLTRDWSHASSEKPIGTLLSRADDMMQQAMFRVEEEFRSLMDHGAESFPVNHRFDSEEEEDEEEEEEVDYDDTTQIPVAQPLTDYDLIIDALSSATINDLHEMAKRMLAAGFGKACSHVYSASRREFLEESVSRLGLQKQLSIEDVHKMQWQELEDEIDRWIKAANVALRILFPSERRLCDRVFFGFSSAADLSFMEVCRGSTIQLLNFADAVAIGSRSPERLFKVLDVFETMRDLMPEFESVFSDQFCLVLRNEAVTIWKRLGEAVRGIFMELENLIRRDPAKAAVPGGGLHPITRYVMNYLRAACRSRQTLEQVFEESNGVPSKDSTLLTVQMSWIMELLESNLEVKSKVYKDPALSYVFLMNNGRYIVQKVRDGELGVLLGEDWIRKHNAKVKQYHVSYQRSSWNKMVGLLKVDSAAAGMNGLGKAMKEKLKEFNTQFEEVCKAHSTWVVFDEQMREELRISLAKLLLPPYGNFIGRFQNLGDIGKNADRYIKYGVEDIEARVNELFKGTTTARK